The Quercus robur chromosome 3, dhQueRobu3.1, whole genome shotgun sequence DNA segment GGATATGGTTTATtatgttgaaaactgaaaacaacagaaaaagaaaaaaaaattactgtttaCCAAATGATTGATGTAGATATGCCTATTTGCAGGATTCATGTTCTATAAACAGTGTAATAGATGccggttaaaaaaataaaaaaaaaataaaaaaaaggaaaaaaaaagcccGGAAACACGTTTTGACGCAAAACGTTGACGCAATAACCGGTACCCAAACGGTACCAAAAAGTCAACTGGCACTCAAAAGCTGCATTCTCTGAGAGTGTTTTCGTAGTTTAGCACAGTCAAATGGCCGCCCACTCTCATTTTTTCATCGCCAATCTTTTTGtatctcactcactctcaaaaatccaaactaaaaacaacaaaataaaactaaaaaatcaaaatcaaaatcaaaacgcTGACTCTAAAACATTATGAAGAATTTTCTGATTCTCTCATTAGCTTCAATCTTCTGCTTTTATCTAAGCAATTCCATTGAAGACGATGTGATGTGCTTGAAAGGTGTGAAGAACTCGCTCTCTGACCCGGCCAACAAGCTGAGTTCATGGACCTTCACGAACTCGTCCAACGGTTCAATCTGCAAGCTCCAAGGAGTTGGGTGCTGGAACGATCAGGAGAACCGGCTCTTCAGCCTTGAGCTTCTGTCGATGCAACTTTCCGGCGAGGTTCCGGAGAGTCTGAAGTATTGCGGGAGCCTCCAAACCCTAGATCTCTCCAACAACTCCATCTCCGGTCCAATCCCTTCTCAAATCTGTAACTGGTTACCTTATCTCGTTTTTCTAGATCTCTCCAGGAACGCTCTCGCCGGACCGATCCCGCCGGAGATCGCAGACTGTAAGTTCTTGAACAGCTTGATTTTTAGCAACAACCGCCTCTCCGGTCCGATCCCGTACGGGCTCGGCCAGAGTCGGTTGAAGAGATTCTCGGTCGCGAACAACGATCTCTCCGGTTCGGTCCCGGCCGATTTGGCGAGATTCAACGGTTCGGACTTTGACGGCAACGATAAACTCTCGGTGAAGCCGTTGGGTTCGAATCGCGGTGGTCTGAGTAGCAAAAGCATCGCCATTATCGTCTCCGCCGGTGTTGCTGGCGCCGCCGCGTCTTTGTTCATAGTGTTTGTGATTTGGTCAAGATGTAGATAACTTAAAATTACCTTATCTCAAATCAGTTATCAAGtcataaaattttgttgttCAATAGGCATTGGACGATCATGCACAGTTGCATATTTTTCAAACCTGGACCACCCAAATACAAGAAACATTAATGATGAAATCTTagtacttctctttttttttttttttttttttttttttttttttgagaaacaaaactGGAATTTCATTAAGAAAATCAACCATAATCGGTTAATAATACAAAATAGAGGTGTGGAGGAACATCCTTCATCCACACCTTTAAACCCGCAACATGTCGTGCATGTTTTGTAAGATTGTGAGCAACAGAATTGACAAGTCTACGAATATGGGAAAAAGAAATGCAACTGACATCTGTTGAGGTTTTGGCTGCAGTTAGGATGTGACCAAAGGGTGCAAGTGAGTCTTCCTCATTCTTTAGTGCCTTAATAATCAATTCTGAGTCACCTTCCAACATATAACTAGAGAAGCCAAGTTCTGCTGCAAAATAGATGGCTCTTGCCGCTGCCATCGCTTCAACCAGGTCCGATGAGTACATAGGTGTGCATTTTGGATAAAGataatatgatttttgtttttagaatgTAATATGATATATGTTAGTACATGATAATTACTATTTATTATCGTTATAAAACGAAAcaccaataaattttttgatatgaTCTCTTTTCCTCATGAGTCATGAATTAGCTATTCactatttattatcttttttttgctgCGGAGAGAAAACTCCACTATTTATTATCACtaatttgtttctttgttgAAACTGGACCCTATCTAAAAACATTACTagatatatttcaaaaaaaaaaatgacaaaatgattatattaaattaaaaaaaaaaattacctgtaGACAAATTgtgtttttgtatatttttttattgtcatGCTTGGCAAACAGATGAGTTtcacccaaataaaaacaatgatGGGATATTATTACTAGAACATTTGGCATTGTTTTTACAGCGATGAGGCCTGACAAAATTGGACGGTTccaatttattatttgaaaaaaaaaatgcactagATACGGTACATTATTGGTACAactatataatattatatacaatGCACCTGCAAGTCATTTTAACATTTCCCAAGTAacccaaagaaacaaaaaagtcCATGTCAAATTGCTCACAAACCCTAAATAACCATGTCTATATCAACCAGAGCAACCCTCAGTACTCTTTTCCATTAGACACCACAAATTcacatcctctctctctctctctctctctctctctctctctattccctacctcctttttttttcttctcttctttgcatggactgagagagagagactagaAAGACTATATTCCAATATTAACATATTCATTTCAGCCTTTTTCGTTCTcatattattttgtgttttgtgctTTTCCACGTACAAAGATGTCTCGCACGTGCTCACAGTGCGGGAACAACGGCCACAACTCGCGCACGTGCACGGAAGCTAGCGGTGGAggctgtggtggtggtagtggtggtggtggtggtggtggcggcggcaATGTGTCAGGAAAGAACGGAATCATGCTGTTTGGTGTGCGAGTCACTGAGGGAAACTCGTTTAGGAAGAGTGCTAGTATGACTAATCTCTCACAGTTCGACCAGCAGCCTCAAGACCCCAACGTTGAATCTGGCTATGCCTCCGACGTCGTTCACCCATCCGGCCGTAGCGGCAAGCGCAAGAGAGCTGcttttcttatatttgattttaCTATTTCCTATTAGTTTAAGCCTAAGCTTTTAAAAATTGTGATTATTTATCTCATCATTTTCTATCCGTTTAAACTTTTAGAACGAGACTTTAATTCTCACCATGAAAAAGACGAAGCAATATTTGAGTTAGAATTAATTGggtttattttaatgttttattaatggtttttttttttcttgtgtgtGTATAGGAGTGCCATGGACGGAAGAGGGGCACAGGCTATTCTTGCTGGGGTTGCAGAAGGTAGGGAAAGAAGATTGGAGAGGGATTTCTAGAAACTTTGTGAAAACGCGTACACCTACACAGGTTGCAAGCAACGCTCAGAAGCACTTTCTACGGAGGGCCAACTTGAATAAGCAAAGCTGGAAATCTAGGCCCGTTTAGTGAGGGGTTtgaataatgttgtttgtaattt contains these protein-coding regions:
- the LOC126718632 gene encoding transcription factor MYBS3-like; amino-acid sequence: MSRTCSQCGNNGHNSRTCTEASGGGCGGGSGGGGGGGGGNVSGKNGIMLFGVRVTEGNSFRKSASMTNLSQFDQQPQDPNVESGYASDVVHPSGRSGKRKRAAFLIFDFTISY